One Desulfobulbus oligotrophicus DNA segment encodes these proteins:
- a CDS encoding CHAD domain-containing protein, giving the protein MPQHRTDSWQIPDGFLLETLLGALSEAFTCECAPVQTATVVYADSFDWRLYRRGYLLHCQDRCWTLHCRDTGEKTLEQDGPILQENCFARDFPSGRLQEVLESVLGCRCLFPLTSVSVEKRTVCLHTQGETPVARLVLETQQPVGGPKYQLIRLLDVCGDSAAALVRHGLTAAGVHRQVSPHIGFIEGCRLNGRQPLDYSSKFVLALEGHSTARGAMTRIYLKLLESIERNLPGVLADWDREFLHDMRVAIRRTRSGLSLVKKVLPDEVTKRFRMIFRSLGSITGPVRDLDVYLQRQNAYVQRLAPALQPGLLLFFADLADRRRAEHAEMVKRLGAASTRNQLDAWRHTLQSSAAQPPAPSADRPAVEEAGRIICRHFKRVVRDGRFLHAETPDAAVHRLRIQAKKLRYAIEFFHSLYPQQDIEFLLRHLKRLQDVLGDFNDLAVQQKMLRDTRERLPVAGQRHLEQAVALDALIQSLREEQQKLRSHFVAAFARFDDSAVAEVFAALFQENRSMPEYSRSGPEEGIC; this is encoded by the coding sequence ATGCCGCAGCACCGGACAGACAGCTGGCAGATACCTGATGGTTTTTTGCTCGAAACGCTTCTTGGTGCACTGAGTGAGGCATTTACCTGTGAGTGTGCCCCTGTTCAGACCGCGACTGTTGTCTATGCCGATTCCTTTGATTGGCGATTGTACCGGCGCGGATATCTGTTGCACTGTCAAGATCGTTGCTGGACGTTACATTGCCGTGATACCGGGGAGAAAACGCTTGAGCAGGACGGTCCGATACTGCAGGAGAACTGCTTTGCCCGTGATTTTCCCTCCGGCCGGTTGCAGGAGGTGCTGGAATCTGTGCTGGGTTGCCGCTGTCTTTTCCCCCTGACATCCGTGTCTGTGGAAAAACGTACGGTCTGTCTGCACACTCAGGGAGAAACACCCGTTGCCAGGCTTGTCTTGGAAACACAGCAACCCGTCGGTGGTCCGAAGTATCAGCTGATTCGACTACTTGATGTGTGCGGAGATTCAGCGGCGGCTCTTGTCCGCCATGGACTGACAGCTGCAGGTGTTCACAGACAAGTCTCACCACATATCGGATTTATAGAGGGCTGTCGGCTGAATGGCCGGCAACCGCTGGACTACAGCTCGAAATTTGTCCTTGCACTGGAGGGCCACAGTACGGCCCGTGGGGCAATGACCCGTATTTATTTGAAACTGCTGGAGAGTATAGAGCGTAACCTCCCCGGTGTGCTTGCTGACTGGGATAGAGAGTTCCTGCACGACATGCGGGTGGCTATCCGTCGTACCCGATCCGGCCTGAGTTTGGTGAAAAAGGTGCTGCCTGATGAGGTGACAAAACGATTCCGTATGATTTTCCGCTCTCTTGGTAGCATCACCGGGCCTGTTCGGGATCTTGATGTCTACTTGCAGCGTCAAAATGCCTATGTGCAGCGACTGGCGCCGGCACTGCAACCTGGATTGCTCCTGTTTTTTGCAGACCTTGCAGACAGACGGCGGGCTGAACATGCAGAGATGGTGAAGAGACTGGGGGCGGCATCAACCCGAAACCAGCTGGACGCATGGCGGCATACTCTGCAGAGCAGCGCTGCGCAGCCGCCTGCACCTTCAGCTGATCGGCCTGCTGTTGAAGAAGCGGGGCGAATCATCTGCAGACATTTTAAACGAGTCGTGCGAGATGGTCGTTTTTTGCATGCAGAAACACCCGATGCCGCAGTCCATCGATTGCGTATTCAGGCCAAGAAACTCCGCTATGCCATCGAATTTTTCCACAGCCTGTACCCGCAGCAGGATATAGAGTTTCTGTTGCGTCATTTAAAGAGGTTGCAGGATGTACTTGGAGATTTTAATGATCTGGCCGTGCAGCAGAAAATGCTTCGTGATACCCGGGAACGGTTGCCGGTTGCAGGTCAGAGGCACCTTGAACAGGCTGTGGCACTCGATGCACTGATACAGAGTCTGAGGGAAGAACAACAGAAACTGCGCAGTCATTTTGTTGCAGCGTTTGCCCGGTTTGACGACAGTGCTGTTGCTGAGGTTTTTGCAGCGCTTTTTCAGGAAAACAGAAGCATGCCTGAGTACAGTCGCAGTGGCCCGGAAGAAGGAATATGCTGA
- a CDS encoding SixA phosphatase family protein, whose translation MKMNDIFRSEEWRLLLICRHAQSSWDDAAVRDFDRPLNRRGERDAPEMGRRLLQHGVQLDLIITSPAKRALQTARYYADQLAYPLDRLQAEPLVYLASVHQLIGLLETVDPKVRTLLAVGHNPAITNLANMLGGLHIDSIPTGGIVALAFHQPSWQGLAPDTGQLVFVDYPKRPDIA comes from the coding sequence ATGAAAATGAACGATATCTTCAGATCTGAGGAATGGAGGCTGCTCCTTATCTGCAGGCACGCTCAGTCAAGCTGGGATGATGCTGCGGTGCGTGATTTTGACCGGCCTTTAAATAGAAGAGGCGAGCGAGATGCGCCGGAGATGGGGCGTCGTCTGCTGCAGCACGGTGTACAGCTCGACCTGATCATAACCAGTCCGGCAAAACGCGCGTTGCAAACAGCCCGTTACTATGCCGATCAATTGGCCTACCCACTGGACAGGCTGCAGGCTGAACCTCTGGTGTATCTGGCATCTGTACACCAGTTGATCGGGCTGTTGGAGACTGTCGACCCCAAGGTGCGGACCCTCTTGGCAGTCGGTCACAACCCTGCAATCACGAACCTGGCCAACATGCTCGGCGGGTTGCATATTGACAGTATTCCAACAGGCGGTATTGTTGCCCTGGCCTTTCATCAGCCCTCCTGGCAGGGACTTGCACCGGATACCGGTCAGCTGGTCTTTGTTGATTATCCCAAAAGACCGGATATTGCCTGA
- a CDS encoding valine--pyruvate transaminase, with translation MVTLSAFGEKLSSGSGILSLMDDLGNALARGDTIMMGGGNPGTIPLIQERMAQRLQGLTEDATALRRLLGVYDPPKGNREFCQVLADLLRREYGWDVHEENICLTNGSQSAFFLLFNLLAGTTSEGHKRKILLPMAPEYIGYADLGLVEDFFVSVRPRIEMIDEHFFKYRVDFDKIAITDEIGAICVSRPTNPTGNVLTDEEVIKLARLAREHGIPFIIDSAYGLPFPAMVYTDATPIWQEGVVLCMSLSKFGLPAVRTGIIIADRKLVHLVAGANAVVNLATSSFGAMLTADIVRSGEIIQLSQEVIRPFYKDKMEQTLAWIHERLAGLQYKIHVPEGAMFLWLWLPGLPISARELYQRLKARGVIVVSGDYFFPGLPVGWQHTKECLRLTYSQDASDIERGIALIAEELHALSA, from the coding sequence GTGGTTACGCTCTCTGCGTTTGGTGAAAAGTTATCGTCCGGTTCCGGCATTCTCTCGTTAATGGATGATCTCGGCAATGCCCTGGCCCGGGGGGATACGATTATGATGGGTGGTGGCAACCCGGGCACCATTCCCCTGATCCAGGAACGGATGGCACAGCGATTACAGGGATTGACTGAGGATGCGACAGCATTGCGGCGGTTGCTCGGCGTGTATGATCCCCCTAAAGGCAACAGAGAGTTCTGTCAGGTTCTGGCAGACCTGTTGAGGCGGGAATACGGATGGGACGTGCATGAGGAGAACATCTGTCTGACCAACGGCAGCCAGTCTGCTTTTTTCCTGCTGTTTAATCTGTTGGCCGGAACAACATCAGAGGGACACAAACGTAAGATCCTGCTGCCCATGGCACCGGAGTATATCGGCTATGCCGATCTGGGCCTGGTGGAGGATTTCTTTGTGAGCGTGCGACCGCGTATCGAAATGATTGATGAGCATTTCTTTAAGTATCGGGTTGATTTCGATAAGATCGCCATCACCGATGAGATCGGTGCAATCTGTGTGTCTCGCCCCACCAACCCCACAGGTAATGTGCTCACGGACGAGGAGGTCATAAAGCTTGCTCGTCTGGCCAGAGAGCACGGTATCCCCTTTATCATTGATTCGGCCTATGGCCTCCCGTTTCCGGCCATGGTGTACACCGATGCCACCCCGATCTGGCAGGAGGGAGTTGTCTTGTGCATGTCCCTTTCAAAGTTCGGTCTGCCGGCGGTGCGCACCGGTATCATCATCGCTGATCGCAAGCTGGTGCATCTGGTGGCAGGGGCAAATGCCGTGGTGAACCTGGCAACCAGCAGCTTCGGGGCAATGTTGACAGCCGACATCGTCCGCTCAGGTGAAATTATTCAGCTGAGCCAGGAAGTGATTCGCCCGTTTTATAAAGATAAGATGGAACAGACCTTGGCCTGGATTCACGAGCGGCTTGCCGGGTTACAGTATAAGATACACGTTCCTGAAGGTGCAATGTTCCTCTGGCTCTGGTTGCCTGGTCTGCCGATTTCTGCACGCGAGTTGTACCAGCGTCTCAAGGCAAGGGGCGTGATTGTGGTTTCCGGTGATTATTTTTTCCCCGGACTGCCTGTGGGTTGGCAACATACGAAAGAGTGTCTGCGTCTTACCTATTCACAGGATGCGTCGGATATAGAGCGCGGCATAGCTCTGATAGCTGAAGAGCTGCATGCCCTGTCAGCCTGA
- a CDS encoding DUF4177 domain-containing protein translates to MLWQYQTILFELTKDGLLGDKYVDDEEIEKALNQLGSQGWELVSVTLLKDGVLVFLKRPVRQEQVVEQPAVSSMSNAEQAVTMVRSRVMTEPAPEPVVVPEVVKVESVRVPEPVYVPPQHEQPREPVVRSSSAGPMPHVFEKSTTVDDESDGIGNIRIR, encoded by the coding sequence ATGCTGTGGCAATATCAGACTATTCTTTTTGAGTTAACAAAGGATGGCTTGCTTGGTGATAAGTATGTTGATGATGAGGAGATCGAAAAGGCACTGAACCAGCTGGGCAGCCAGGGCTGGGAGCTGGTGAGCGTGACCCTTCTGAAGGACGGGGTGCTGGTCTTTCTGAAAAGACCCGTCCGGCAGGAGCAGGTTGTTGAACAACCCGCTGTCAGCAGCATGTCGAACGCAGAACAGGCTGTGACGATGGTGCGCTCGCGGGTTATGACGGAACCGGCACCGGAACCGGTGGTCGTACCGGAAGTGGTCAAAGTGGAGTCGGTCAGGGTACCGGAACCCGTTTATGTGCCGCCGCAGCATGAGCAGCCCCGTGAGCCGGTTGTTCGCTCATCCTCAGCAGGACCCATGCCGCATGTTTTCGAAAAGAGCACAACAGTGGATGACGAGTCTGATGGAATTGGTAACATCAGGATCAGGTAA
- a CDS encoding microcin C ABC transporter permease YejB, with the protein MAWYIGKRILLMIPTLFGIMLITFTVTQFVPGGPVERLMAELSGYGSGGETAAGSGLYQGNRGLDQERVEQLKKIYGFDQPPLTRFFSMIRQYLVFDFGQSYYHHMSVAQLVISKLPVSMSLGLWSFMIVYSVCIPLGISKAVRDGSTFDVLTSTFILIGYAIPGFVLGILLIVLFGGGSFWNIFPLRGLVSDNWSELSLVGKVLDYLWHMVLPIIASTVGSLAVMTLLTKNSFLEEIRKQYVITARAKGLEEGQVLYKHVFRNAIIPIITGFPGSFITAFFTGSLLIETIFSLDGMGLLAYQSVMNRDYPVVLGTLYFFTIIGLFSRLLSDLSYVLVDPRISFEGRQ; encoded by the coding sequence ATGGCCTGGTATATCGGTAAACGGATCCTGTTGATGATTCCGACTCTCTTTGGGATCATGCTCATCACCTTTACTGTCACTCAGTTTGTCCCCGGCGGACCTGTGGAACGACTGATGGCTGAGCTGAGCGGGTACGGCAGCGGTGGGGAGACCGCCGCCGGCAGCGGTCTGTACCAGGGGAACAGGGGACTGGACCAGGAAAGGGTTGAACAGCTGAAAAAGATCTATGGTTTTGATCAGCCACCCCTGACGAGATTTTTTTCCATGATCCGTCAGTATCTGGTCTTTGATTTCGGCCAATCGTATTACCACCATATGAGTGTTGCCCAGCTGGTGATCTCTAAGTTACCGGTTTCAATGTCACTGGGCCTGTGGAGTTTTATGATTGTGTACTCCGTCTGTATTCCCCTCGGGATCAGCAAGGCGGTGAGGGATGGTTCGACTTTTGATGTGTTGACCAGCACATTTATTCTGATCGGTTATGCTATTCCGGGTTTTGTTTTAGGTATCCTGCTGATTGTCCTCTTCGGTGGTGGCAGCTTTTGGAATATTTTTCCTTTGCGCGGTCTGGTTTCAGACAACTGGTCCGAGTTGAGTCTTGTTGGAAAAGTGCTTGATTACCTCTGGCATATGGTGTTGCCGATTATTGCCTCCACAGTGGGCAGTTTAGCGGTAATGACACTGCTGACCAAGAACTCCTTTCTGGAGGAGATTCGTAAACAGTATGTGATAACGGCCAGGGCAAAGGGGCTGGAGGAGGGGCAGGTCCTGTATAAACATGTGTTCCGCAATGCCATCATTCCGATCATCACCGGTTTTCCGGGCAGTTTCATCACTGCTTTTTTCACCGGCAGCCTGTTGATTGAAACCATCTTCTCGCTTGATGGTATGGGCCTGCTGGCGTACCAGTCGGTCATGAACCGGGACTATCCGGTTGTCTTGGGTACACTGTACTTCTTCACCATCATCGGTCTTTTTTCCCGATTGCTTTCCGACCTGTCGTATGTACTGGTTGATCCGCGTATCAGTTTTGAGGGCAGGCAGTAG
- a CDS encoding ABC transporter permease: MERKTKRISVTRKRWIRFKKNRRGLVALVVFVTLFGVSLFAEVLSNDKPLLVHYNGQYYYPFWQSYPETTFGGDFATETDYRDPFIHDQLTRDGNFVIFPPNPHSFNSINQSLDRPTPAPPSADNYLGTDDRGRDVLARLVYGFRISVLFGVTLTALGMLLGIVAGAVQGFFGGRVDLFCQRFIELWGSMPELYLLIIFASIFEPSILLLLVLLSMFGWMGLSDYVRAEFLKGRNMEYVKAAKALGVNNFTIMTRHLLPNSMTPVITFLPFRMSGAILALTSLDFLGLGVPPSTPSLGELLAQGKANIDAWWLSLSTFVVLVGTLVLLIFIGEALREAFDPRK, translated from the coding sequence ATGGAAAGAAAAACGAAAAGGATCAGCGTTACCCGCAAACGATGGATTCGGTTTAAGAAAAACCGTCGCGGTCTTGTCGCTCTTGTCGTGTTTGTCACTTTGTTTGGTGTCAGCCTGTTTGCCGAAGTGCTGAGCAATGACAAGCCGCTGCTTGTCCACTACAACGGACAGTACTACTATCCGTTCTGGCAATCCTATCCGGAGACAACGTTTGGCGGCGACTTTGCAACAGAAACTGACTATCGGGATCCTTTTATTCATGACCAGCTGACCAGAGACGGTAATTTTGTCATCTTTCCTCCCAATCCGCACAGCTTTAACTCAATTAATCAATCCCTGGATCGTCCGACTCCGGCTCCACCCAGTGCAGACAACTACCTCGGTACCGATGATCGTGGTCGGGATGTGCTGGCCCGCCTGGTGTACGGATTTCGCATCAGCGTCCTCTTCGGTGTGACCCTGACCGCACTGGGTATGCTGCTGGGTATTGTTGCCGGTGCTGTGCAGGGATTTTTCGGCGGTCGGGTTGACCTGTTCTGCCAGCGCTTTATCGAGCTCTGGGGATCCATGCCCGAACTGTATCTGCTGATTATCTTTGCTTCCATCTTTGAGCCCAGCATACTGCTGTTGCTTGTTCTGCTTTCCATGTTCGGGTGGATGGGATTGTCCGACTACGTCCGGGCGGAATTTCTGAAGGGCCGGAACATGGAGTACGTGAAGGCAGCCAAAGCGTTAGGTGTGAACAACTTCACGATCATGACCAGACACCTGTTGCCAAACAGTATGACTCCGGTGATCACATTTCTCCCGTTTCGAATGTCCGGAGCGATCCTTGCCCTCACCAGCCTTGATTTCCTCGGGCTTGGTGTACCGCCTTCAACTCCCAGTCTGGGCGAATTGCTGGCCCAGGGGAAGGCCAATATCGATGCCTGGTGGCTGTCGTTGTCGACGTTTGTGGTGTTGGTCGGGACACTGGTGCTGCTGATCTTTATCGGTGAAGCCCTGCGGGAAGCATTTGATCCGCGCAAATAA
- a CDS encoding GTP-binding protein — MSFINLREKIVQVKIVYYGPGRGGKTTNLEYINRKFSKQIQSEMVSLKTHGDRTLFFDFLPFNMGQIKGYDLKIQLYTVPGQVKYNATRKLVLKGVDGIVFVADAQEQMREKNIRSLNQLHENLMSYNESIFKIPLVLQYNKVDLRNQGIPILPISILEKDLNSKLKVPTFEASALTGFNVPETLKKIISSTVISLQRKLM; from the coding sequence GTGAGTTTTATCAACCTCAGAGAAAAGATTGTTCAGGTAAAGATTGTGTACTACGGTCCTGGCCGTGGCGGTAAAACCACTAACCTTGAATACATCAACAGGAAATTTTCCAAACAGATCCAATCGGAAATGGTCAGTCTGAAGACCCACGGTGATCGTACGCTGTTTTTTGATTTTCTGCCGTTTAACATGGGTCAGATCAAAGGATATGACCTGAAGATCCAGCTGTATACCGTCCCGGGACAGGTTAAGTACAATGCAACCAGGAAACTCGTCCTCAAAGGCGTGGACGGTATTGTCTTTGTGGCTGATGCGCAGGAACAGATGCGTGAAAAAAACATCCGTTCTCTTAATCAGCTCCACGAAAACCTGATGAGCTACAATGAATCGATTTTTAAAATACCGCTGGTCCTCCAATACAATAAGGTCGACCTCAGAAATCAGGGAATACCCATTTTGCCGATCTCGATCCTGGAGAAGGATCTGAACAGTAAACTGAAGGTGCCAACCTTTGAAGCCAGTGCCTTGACAGGGTTTAATGTACCAGAAACACTCAAAAAAATAATTTCATCCACGGTCATTTCCCTTCAACGAAAACTCATGTAG
- a CDS encoding roadblock/LC7 domain-containing protein has translation MNYGVVSQEQLEKIDEILTEKLIQIGVDCVIIIDMAGNIITAKDNGTSKYDVYSFAALAAGNFATVDAMAKLVGEQEFSLLFHKGAECNIHFSKIDDELLLITMFGKSISLGFLRLNVVETIERIKKIWTRS, from the coding sequence ATGAACTATGGAGTTGTTAGCCAGGAACAACTAGAGAAAATCGATGAGATCCTGACTGAAAAGCTCATACAGATAGGTGTCGACTGTGTCATCATTATTGATATGGCCGGCAATATCATCACTGCTAAAGATAACGGCACATCAAAGTATGATGTCTACTCTTTCGCCGCCCTGGCAGCAGGCAACTTTGCCACAGTGGATGCCATGGCAAAGCTGGTCGGTGAACAGGAATTTTCACTGCTGTTTCATAAGGGTGCGGAATGTAACATCCACTTCTCTAAGATTGATGACGAACTGCTTCTGATCACCATGTTCGGCAAGAGTATCTCGCTTGGTTTTCTCAGGCTCAATGTCGTGGAAACCATTGAGCGTATCAAAAAAATCTGGACCCGAAGCTGA
- a CDS encoding EscU/YscU/HrcU family type III secretion system export apparatus switch protein → MTAEKPARKQAVALLYNPEKSAAPQVVASGSNLVAEKIIAAAAAAGVHIKQDHDLVELLAKIPVGREIPLELYQTIAEVLAFVYTVNNRYKMSKEQGMRTRGE, encoded by the coding sequence ATGACTGCAGAAAAACCCGCCAGAAAACAGGCCGTCGCCCTCCTCTACAACCCGGAAAAATCCGCAGCTCCCCAGGTTGTTGCCAGTGGTTCCAACCTGGTCGCCGAAAAGATCATTGCCGCTGCTGCAGCCGCAGGGGTGCATATTAAACAGGATCATGATCTGGTTGAGCTGTTGGCAAAAATACCGGTGGGCCGGGAAATTCCCCTTGAGTTGTATCAGACCATAGCAGAGGTCCTTGCCTTTGTGTACACCGTGAACAACCGCTATAAGATGAGTAAAGAACAGGGGATGCGCACGCGTGGCGAATAA
- the fliK gene encoding flagellar hook-length control protein FliK: MNPLAAIPRIHASLPVRPAGEQQEPPAFHQGQLLRGVVNAKSGDQQFSLTVNGQTLTARTTVNLQPGQQLHLQVVSLTPQVELQIITNDPARQHLVTLLPLLSQQTSLGPALSALTTDTGLLEQLNPALRATLLWYADTAQGFGRVVQDGALSASPAFRQHVQAAGALLQQLGNDALLPPGITQFAAELAAFFTAAADRGETPSVLQFLSTATLPGTAIIDGLLRAAMEQIEHSTTLTSTALAPLFSLLAENRESSALERLAQLFGLLTQADSGPEEASWPKSGAQMADFCNRLGLNLERLFLEGRADEGLNTLKCALLAAAQAGQSTAQSSVSSEQLIQHLELYQLVQLKLAGESLVFFPLLFPFLQQGYLFVDQDHSGRQPDHKKTGNSSDSVTLHVQLEGLGSLEIEMHQSDGRLHLTFVTEKMEQADYLAAFREELEQWISSASPISARFLPGAEEPFKKLLTRVIGDATSFIDTKA; encoded by the coding sequence GTGAATCCCCTGGCCGCCATCCCCAGGATACACGCCTCTCTTCCTGTCCGCCCTGCAGGTGAGCAGCAGGAGCCCCCGGCCTTTCATCAGGGGCAGCTTTTACGTGGTGTGGTCAATGCCAAAAGCGGTGACCAGCAATTTTCCCTGACAGTGAACGGGCAGACTCTGACAGCCCGGACAACCGTCAACCTGCAGCCCGGCCAACAGCTCCACCTGCAGGTGGTCTCGCTGACCCCACAGGTAGAGTTGCAGATCATCACCAATGACCCGGCCAGACAGCACCTTGTCACCCTTTTGCCCCTACTCTCGCAACAGACTTCGCTGGGCCCGGCATTATCAGCACTCACAACGGACACCGGACTTCTTGAGCAGTTAAACCCTGCGTTGCGGGCAACACTCCTCTGGTACGCTGATACTGCCCAGGGGTTCGGCCGCGTGGTTCAGGATGGTGCTCTGTCGGCCTCCCCGGCATTCCGGCAGCATGTACAGGCAGCAGGCGCACTGTTGCAGCAGCTGGGCAATGATGCCCTGCTCCCGCCTGGCATCACACAGTTTGCAGCAGAGCTGGCAGCCTTTTTCACTGCAGCCGCCGACAGAGGTGAAACGCCATCGGTCCTGCAGTTTCTCAGTACAGCCACATTGCCGGGTACAGCGATCATCGATGGCCTTCTGCGCGCCGCCATGGAGCAGATTGAGCACAGTACAACACTCACCTCCACCGCCCTTGCCCCGCTCTTCTCTCTTCTTGCAGAAAACAGGGAGAGTTCCGCCCTGGAACGGCTTGCGCAACTGTTCGGCCTGTTGACGCAGGCAGACAGCGGACCGGAAGAGGCATCGTGGCCCAAAAGCGGTGCCCAGATGGCGGATTTTTGCAACCGCCTGGGGCTTAATCTGGAACGGCTCTTTCTTGAGGGCCGAGCAGACGAGGGACTCAACACACTCAAGTGTGCGCTTTTAGCCGCCGCACAGGCAGGACAGTCAACAGCGCAAAGTTCGGTCAGCTCTGAGCAGCTTATCCAGCACCTTGAGCTCTACCAGCTTGTGCAGTTGAAACTGGCCGGGGAATCTCTGGTCTTTTTCCCCCTCCTGTTTCCCTTCCTGCAACAGGGATACCTTTTTGTTGACCAGGACCATTCCGGCCGGCAACCCGACCACAAGAAAACCGGCAACTCCAGCGACAGTGTGACCCTGCACGTACAGCTCGAAGGCCTTGGCAGTCTGGAGATCGAGATGCACCAATCCGACGGCCGACTTCACCTTACCTTTGTGACAGAGAAGATGGAACAGGCCGACTATCTTGCCGCCTTTCGGGAAGAGCTGGAACAGTGGATTTCGAGCGCCTCCCCGATCTCGGCCCGATTCCTTCCCGGTGCTGAAGAGCCGTTTAAAAAACTGCTCACCAGGGTGATCGGTGATGCGACCTCCTTTATCGACACCAAGGCATAA
- a CDS encoding flagellar brake protein, with product MTALTEILDKLYNNARTVVDLPGNENEYFRSEAVLAKKEDHSLELVFPPNAFRADALQTGADCILNIEHSGHTVSLIAQLDRVIDDRRLGFTAHKPLSPESLRNYFRVSIQLPIEARHEGNQTEDDTADWTMSGTTLDLSGGGVLAVFPEKPPSPSRIQLTITTSAAEPPIICSADVIRSYRIRKNKYQVAFHFSDIAAKIRDQLISCCLQEQRRQLRENAGKLF from the coding sequence GTGACTGCTCTTACTGAAATTCTCGACAAACTGTATAACAACGCGCGTACAGTGGTTGATCTCCCTGGAAACGAAAACGAGTACTTTCGCTCCGAAGCCGTGTTGGCCAAAAAAGAGGACCACAGCCTGGAGCTGGTGTTTCCTCCCAATGCCTTTCGCGCTGATGCTCTCCAGACAGGGGCCGACTGCATCCTCAACATAGAGCACTCGGGCCACACCGTCAGTCTGATTGCACAACTTGACAGGGTGATCGATGATCGGCGCCTTGGCTTCACCGCCCATAAACCGCTCTCCCCGGAATCGTTGCGCAACTATTTCCGGGTATCCATTCAGCTGCCGATAGAGGCCCGCCACGAGGGAAATCAGACAGAAGACGACACAGCGGACTGGACCATGAGCGGCACCACGCTTGATCTGAGCGGCGGCGGTGTACTGGCTGTTTTTCCGGAAAAACCACCCAGCCCATCTCGCATTCAACTGACCATCACCACCTCTGCTGCTGAGCCGCCCATCATATGTTCGGCCGATGTTATCCGCTCGTACAGGATCCGGAAAAACAAGTATCAGGTTGCCTTTCATTTTTCCGATATAGCCGCCAAGATACGTGATCAGCTCATCTCCTGCTGCCTGCAGGAACAGCGACGTCAACTGCGGGAAAACGCCGGTAAGCTGTTTTGA
- a CDS encoding PilZ domain-containing protein, with protein MASYLQNPFHAQEGTPLPLLTNFLSTVKDGTAVRAAIPLVGIATEEKVYCFYTKGELPNFILSFPDSTFSAEQVDSSRSCLVHFEFTNQTVSITATIHSVVSNSALELTAKATVTHAHARNYFRVDAATPIAASSVAQEAVVSEEESWRLLGDTIDLSGSGVLCSFHEPLEPHTRARIELTLPARGTEVIIALGHVVRCRKIKEHFYHIALHFDVIDTESQDKIMACCFELQRRYLRMRVRLEGIESQAS; from the coding sequence GTGGCAAGCTACTTACAGAATCCTTTTCATGCACAAGAAGGTACGCCATTGCCACTGTTGACGAACTTCCTCAGCACCGTTAAAGACGGAACCGCTGTACGAGCGGCAATACCTCTGGTTGGCATTGCCACAGAAGAAAAGGTGTACTGTTTTTACACAAAAGGTGAATTGCCGAACTTTATCCTGTCGTTTCCGGACAGCACGTTCTCTGCAGAACAGGTTGACAGCAGTCGTTCCTGTCTCGTGCACTTTGAATTTACCAATCAAACGGTCTCCATCACTGCCACCATCCACAGTGTTGTCAGCAACAGTGCCCTGGAACTGACCGCCAAAGCAACTGTTACCCATGCCCATGCACGAAACTACTTCAGAGTAGACGCCGCCACGCCGATTGCGGCCTCGTCGGTGGCACAGGAAGCTGTTGTCAGTGAAGAAGAGAGTTGGCGACTGTTGGGAGACACCATTGATTTAAGCGGCAGCGGCGTACTGTGCAGTTTTCATGAACCTCTGGAACCACATACCCGGGCCAGAATTGAGTTAACCCTCCCCGCCCGCGGCACGGAAGTGATCATTGCCCTGGGCCATGTGGTACGGTGTCGGAAAATAAAAGAGCACTTCTATCACATCGCCCTTCACTTTGATGTGATCGATACGGAAAGTCAGGACAAGATCATGGCCTGCTGTTTTGAGCTGCAACGCCGGTATCTCCGCATGCGGGTGCGTTTGGAGGGTATTGAATCCCAGGCTTCTTAA